From the Desulfatibacillum aliphaticivorans DSM 15576 genome, one window contains:
- the rpmG gene encoding 50S ribosomal protein L33 — MRTKATLACTECKQKNYQTNKNKRTTPDKLEFKKYCRFCRRHTLHKEVK; from the coding sequence GTGAGAACAAAGGCAACTTTGGCTTGTACGGAGTGCAAGCAGAAGAATTATCAGACAAATAAAAACAAGCGCACCACTCCGGATAAGCTTGAATTTAAAAAATACTGCCGCTTTTGCCGTCGTCACACCCTGCATAAGGAAGTGAAATAA